In a single window of the Peromyscus maniculatus bairdii isolate BWxNUB_F1_BW_parent chromosome 16, HU_Pman_BW_mat_3.1, whole genome shotgun sequence genome:
- the LOC102914052 gene encoding trace amine-associated receptor 2: protein MYSFMAGAIFITVFGNLAMIISISYFKQLHTPTNLLILSMAVTDFLLGFTIMPYSMVRSVENCWYFGLTFCKIHYSFDLMLSITSIFHLCSVAVDRFYAICHPLHYCAKMTIPVVKRLLLVCWSVPGAFAFGVVFSEAYADGIEGYDILVACSSSCPVMFNKLWGTTLFVAGFFTPSSMMVGIYGKIFAVSKKHARAIDNLPESQNNQMRKDKKAAKTLGIVMGVFLLCWFPCFFTILLDPFLNFSTPAILFDALTWFGYFNSTCNPLIYGFFYPWFRRALKYILLGKIFSSHFHNTNLFTQKETQ from the coding sequence ATGTACTCATTTATGGCAGGAGCCATATTTATCACAGTCTTTGGTAACCTGGCCATGATCATTTCCATTTCCTACTTTAAGCAGCTTCACACGCCGACTAACCTCCTCATCCTCTCCATGGCAGTCACCGACTTCCTGTTGGGATTCACCATCATGCCATACAGTATGGTCAGGTCGGTGGAGAACTGCTGGTATTTCGGACTTACATTTTGCAAGATCCATTACAGCTTTGACCTGATGCTTAGCATAACGTCCATCTTCCATCTTTGCTCAGTGGCTGTCGATCGGTTTTATGCCATCTGTCACCCTTTGCATTACTGCGCCAAAATGACCATTCCAGTTGTTAAGCGGCTGCTGCTTGTCTGTTGGTCCGTCCCTGGAGCATTCGCCTTTGGGGTAGTCTTCTCTGAGGCCTATGCTGACGGTATTGAAGGCTATGACATCTTGGTTGCTTGTTCCAGTTCCTGCCCAGTTATGTTCAACAAGCTATGGGGGACGACTTTGTTTGTGGCAGGTTTTTTTACTCCCAGCTCTATGATGGTGGGGATTTACGGCAAAATTTTTGCAGTATCCAAAAAACATGCTCGTGCGATCGATAACTTGCCAGAAAGTCAAAATAATCAAATGAGGAAAGACAAAAAGGCTGCCAAGACTTTAGGAATCGTGATGGGTGTTTTCTTACTGTGTTGGTTTCCCTGTTTTTTCACCATTCTCCTAGACCCCTTTCTGAACTTCTCTACACCCGCGATTCTGTTTGACGCCTTAACGTGGTTTGGTTATTTTAATTCCACATGTAATCCCTTAATTTATGGTTTCTTCTATCCCTGGTTTCGCAGAGCACTGAAGTACATTTTGCTGGGTAAAATTTTCAGCTCACATTTCCATAATACTAATCTGTTTActcaaaaagaaacacaatag